ggttgccctgagccgagatcacgccgttgcactccagcctgggcaacaagagcgaaactctgtctcaaaataaagaaaacaaaaaaatccctgtgctagtttaacaaataaataaaaaatcacaagtttaaaatgttgaaaagaaatctcccaggctaggcgcagtggttcttgcttgtaatcccagcactttgagaggaccacttgagcccaggagtttgagaccagcctgggcaacacagcaagaccccaatctctacaaaaaaacaaaaaattagccaggcatggtggtgtgctcctgtagtcccatctactcagggagctgaggtgggaggatcacttgagcctgggacgtcaaggctgcagtgagtcatatcctgccactgcactccagcctgggtgacaaagtgagatcctgtctccaaaaataaaaaaataaaataaaataaacaaaaccccaCATCTCCCTATGATACGAGACCACAGCTGAACACACCAATTCTCCAGTTGTGCTGACTGGCTCACCAATTAGCATCTAGGAAACCATCATATATGTGAAAGGAACTCTGAGGCTTCTCATTTTCCATATTTGCTTTGGTCCCTTAGCTAAAATTCACATTTCTATCATCTGCTGAGCAGAGATTTTAGTACCTAGAAAGAAGCAAAGTGTAGCCAAGGATGTGTTGAGTAGTGTAGCACCAAGAGCCTACCAGCATTCAGGATCCTGCATCCAGGTTGCTGGCTGGAGTCCTGCCCTCTGGCCTTTCATAGTCTCacctgcctgttttttttttttaagacagggtctcactctcacccaggctggagtacagtagcacgatcatggctcactgcaacctccattccccaggctccagtgatcttcccacctcagcctcccaaatagctgggaccaaagatgcatgacaccacgcctggctaatttttggtagacagggttttgccatgttacgcaggctagtttcaaactcctgggctcaatcgatccacctgctttggcctctctaagtgctgggattataggtgtgagtcaccacgcccggcctcaccTGCCTGTTTCTGAAGGGCACCATAAGGTTACTTCTGACCTGGCCTCTCAACAGAACAAGGATGAGCTCCATTCTCTTGGCAAGAGAACCATTCTTAAAGCAAGATACCTGGCAAGCCCACTTACACACCTTTCCCATCCCTGATTCAGCTGGTCCCAGTCCCTGCAGAAATTCCTTTTCTGgcccaggtacagtggctcacacctgtaatcccagcactttgggaggccaaggtgggaggaccacttgagcccaggaattcaagactggcctgggcaatgtagcaagaccttcTCTAcagaaacaaattaattaaattattttggcGTCACAgtgtgtgcccatagtcccagttactcaggaggctgtggctggaggatcacttgagcccaggagtttgaggctgcaatgagctacgactgaaccactgcactccagcctgggtgacagagcaagaccctgtctctttaaaacaaaaacaaaaacaaaaaactgaatggGACCCCAGCCAGTCATGCTTTGGCGTCTGCAATATGAATGGCAGAGAAGCCCTATGGGACCAAATCTGGGCTTCAGGGACCCCTGGGCATGCCTCCTTTAGCTGATTTTCTCTGGCAAGAACAAGTAGTCTGCTGACTCAAAGCCCAGGATGCTGCCAGGGGTAGAGACACTGCCCTAAGCCACAGTGCCTCTACAGGCCTCTTATCCACTGCTAAACCATATGCCTGGGAAACAGGGACCATTTAACATTCCCAGCTAAATATGCTAAGTGACTTCACATGTTTATCTTAAAGATGTCCAAAACGCAACTGATTTTCTCCCCTAAACCTGTGATGGTGGGATGATTAAGCCTGAGTGGTCTACAGCAAGTTAAATGCAAGGTGCTAAATGAAGGTGACCTGAGATACAGCATCTACAAGGCAGTACCTCTCAACACAGGGCAACCTTGCTTCTCAGAgggcatttggcaatgtctgaagtaatttttgtattacaactcagggggtggggggtgaatATCTAGTGGATAGAGGCTAGGAATGTTGTTAAACATTCCACAATAAACAGGACACCTGCCCACAAATTATGTAGCCCCAAACGTTAATAGTATCAAAGCTGAAAAGCCCTGCTATAGGTGGCAAGGGAGGTTTTCATTTTTAGCAAGACATACTTTAACAGGAACAACAGAGTGGGTTGAGAGAAGGTTGAAATCACAAGGTAGGATAATTGACACTGAGACTGCAGAGACTGGATTGAGGAACAGGTGTGTAACAGCAGGCCCCATGAAGCAGGGGCACATCTTCCTGAGACTGGTAGAGATTAATAAGGGCACTAAGTCCAAGGAAGTGCACTGCTTTGCAACATCAACAGCCCATTTATGACGACCTTTAACGGCAACTGGAGATTTTCATCCTGCGTTTGGCAAGATGGGCACAGGAGTGGGAAAAACAGATGAGCCAGGCTTGTGGATGGGCTAGTGCAATAAAGACTGGAGAAGAAAACGagggcagatttttaaaaagccaagggAACTTAACAGGGCAGAGAGGTCCACTGTGCAGAGAAGTTCTTGGCCAAGTCAAGGCGGGGGAGATCAATACTCTGGGATTTCTTGGCTCTTTCTACTCCTTGGTTAGTTGCTGTTCCTTTCCCAAGTCTGGTATCTTCTACTTCCCACCACTAAGCAAGCCCAGCCAATAACAGACTGCCTAAGCCTGCCTGAGAACTTAATCACGTTCATGTTATGCAGTAAAATAGCAggaaactgaattaaaaaaaaaaaaaaaaaaaaaaaacccacaaaaccaaAATGCTACTAATCCTGCCACAATATTTTTAATTACGTACAAAGATCTGACATGTCACCCAGGGACCCATTTCACCCACTGCTCTGTTTGGCCGCCAGTCTTTTGTCTCTCTCTTCAGCAATGGTGAGGCGGATACCCTTTCCTCGGGGAAGAGAAATCCATGATTTGTTGCCCTGGAAGAGAAAACAAGGAGAATCAAAACCCACCACACACCAACTCATAGTGGCTTGGCACATGCTACATTTGTCACCTCATTTAACAGAACTGAAGCCTGTTTGTGAGAGCACTTGGCATCAGCTAGGCAGTTGCAAGACACAGATGCTGGTTACCAAAAGTACCCACTGCTTGGGTTTCTGGGGCTGTCCTATGAAACTCACTGTATGCCCGTCAGAATTAATGTCTTAGAAGTTCATTGTGCATAGCAGGCACCTACCATTTATTCAAGTGAGTCAAAGTTTAGTAGTACCTAAGGCTAATCATTATGACTCAGCCCAGCTCTGCGTGAGTCCTATCCAGAAGAGGCTTTGCACTAGGTTCAGCAGAGCCAGCCAGGAGCCTGGatgctgcaatcccagcacccacCTGCATTTACGTATTTCCCCGGACTGGAGAGAAGGAAAACGCAGACTTACCTTCCCAATAACAAAAATGTTGGAAAGTCGAGTGGCAAAGCTGTTGCCATTGGCATCTTTCACGTGAACCACGTCAAAAGATCCAGGGTGCCTCTCTCTGTTGGTGATCACACCAATTCTTCCCAGGTTAGCACCTCCAGTCACCATACACAGGTTACCTAGGCAGGAAGAAACAATCTGCTTCAACTCAATGTAACAAATGACAAGCAGCTCAGAGATGGGTCGAAAACAAATTTTATTCCTCCTTTCCCCCCATTTGAATTTCCTCATATGGAACTGCTGCCCATGCTAGGACTCCCGGGGCTCTCGTAAGAAATTttgtggccaggcttggtggctcacacctataatcagttcaagaacagtctgggcaacacagtaagaccctcctctataaaaaacaaacaatttaaaaaaaagaaatgaatattctGAGCATTTGTGCCTCTGGCTATAAACAAACCTGGGCGATGGAGCAGATGGTTTTTAATAAAAGATACCCAGACCCTGTGCAATTCGTAATGATCTAGGCCTTAAAGACGGTGCCCAGGTAGCAGAGGATGCTTACCAGTGTCGAACTTGATGAAATCAGTAATCTTGCCAGTCTCCAAATCAATCTGAATGGTATCATTCACCTTGATGAGGGGATCGGGGTAGCGGATGGTGCGGGCATCATGAGTCACCAGATGAGGGATTCCTTTTGTGCCCA
This genomic stretch from Pongo pygmaeus isolate AG05252 chromosome X, NHGRI_mPonPyg2-v2.0_pri, whole genome shotgun sequence harbors:
- the RPS4X gene encoding small ribosomal subunit protein eS4, X isoform, which gives rise to MARGPKKHLKRVAAPKHWMLDKLTGVFAPRPSTGPHKLRECLPLIIFLRNRLKYALTGDEVKKICMQRFIKIDGKVRTDITYPAGFMDVISIDKTGENFRLIYDTKGRFAVHRITPEEAKYKLCKVRKIFVGTKGIPHLVTHDARTIRYPDPLIKVNDTIQIDLETGKITDFIKFDTGNLCMVTGGANLGRIGVITNRERHPGSFDVVHVKDANGNSFATRLSNIFVIGKGNKSWISLPRGKGIRLTIAEERDKRLAAKQSSG